The following are encoded together in the Humulus lupulus chromosome 5, drHumLupu1.1, whole genome shotgun sequence genome:
- the LOC133779884 gene encoding uncharacterized protein LOC133779884 yields MCCLCQARTAIIPSPEPYTGQPNRTAGPRNVDPRELTTIRAAQGCQLTVRSCPPLAFSGTSACPNGRFYCQNAGHAPKVLFSSRVNDGICDCCDGSDEYDDKGKCPNTFQTAGYLKDLSSSLKV; encoded by the exons ATGTGTTGCCTCTGCCAGGCCCGAACGGCCATCATCCCATCGCCGGAGCCGTACACGGGTCAGCCCAATCGAACCGCCGGCCCTCGAAACGTCGACCCCCGCGAGCTCACCACCATACGCGCTGCCCAGGGCTGTCAACTAACGGTCCGAAGCTGTCCGCCTCTTGCATTTTCCG GAACATCTGCTTGTCCAAATGGAAGATTCTATTGTCAAAATGCAGGGCATGCTCCTAAAGTGTTGTTCTCTTCTAGAGTGAATGATGGTATATGCG ACTGCTGTGATGGGAGTGATGAGTATGATGATAAAGGGAAATGCCCTAATACATTTCAGACTGCTGGATACTTAAAGGACTTGTCCAGCAGTTTAAAGGTATGA